The genomic segment AAGCCATGAAGGAATTGAAGGCAATGACACCGTTAGAAATTATCACGATTTATGAGATAATGCTTTCGTTAAAAATCAAAACAAAGAAGAAACTTCCAAATCATTCAAAAGCCTATATCAAAGTGAGAGAGGCATTAAGTAAATGCGACGGGTCGTTAAGCAATGACATACTTATGGAAAGAGAGGATAAAATTTGAAACTGTTCATTGATAGTTCCGCACTTGTTAAATTCTTTCATAAAGAAGAAGGCTCTCAGAGAGTTACGGAATTAATAGTTTCGGAAGACAATGAGATATGGATTTCCGAAATTGCCGGAGTTGAATTTCTCTCTGCGGTAACAAGAAGATTTAGGAATAAAGAAATAGATGAGGAGAATTTGAATAATGCCATTTCGGGTTTTGAAGAACAGTTAAGCACTTTCAATGTAGAGCCTGTAGGACATGCGATAATTAAAGAAACTGAATCTTTAATCAAACAACATGGAAAGTCACAAGGACTTAGAACACTTGACGCACTACACCTCGGAACATTTAATCTGATTGCTGAAAAAGACTGGGTATTTGTAGCAGCAGACGAAACTCTCTGTAAAGCAGTTCACCAAATGGGATACAGTTTTATAAATCCTCTTGAAGATCAGAGACAATAACAAGTTGAATACCAAGAGGAGGATAGATTAGGTTCAAACCTCGAAGATAGAATTTACAAAAAAGCGAAGATTAAGAAAAGAAGAAAAAGGCGGCGGAGCAAGTCTTTTACCTAACAAATCGTTGCAGCGGACGGCGGGGGACTGTGCCGTGGTCAGAGTTTTGTGGTCTCTCAAAGTTTTATCTTGCTATCAAACTTTTGTGGTAATTCTCCCCGCCGCACCTGAACTTTATCGTTAGACAACATTGTGTTGCAACGAAGACTATAAGGAGGTCAAAAAACGATGAGTACTTCAAGCGAAATGGTCAAGAAAGTTGAGGAAGGAAAGATTGTCTATTTTGAAAAAGAGGTAAATGTAAAAGATTTGGAATGGAATGCACATTCAGTATTCAAGGGTGTCTCATTAAAGCATCTTGTGAAAGGAGAATCTACAAATGGTAAATTCAGTTGTCATTT from the bacterium genome contains:
- a CDS encoding type II toxin-antitoxin system VapC family toxin yields the protein MKLFIDSSALVKFFHKEEGSQRVTELIVSEDNEIWISEIAGVEFLSAVTRRFRNKEIDEENLNNAISGFEEQLSTFNVEPVGHAIIKETESLIKQHGKSQGLRTLDALHLGTFNLIAEKDWVFVAADETLCKAVHQMGYSFINPLEDQRQ